TCGGGTTTCCTTGCATTGGCGAAGCAATCAGAGAGACCAACCGGTCGGCAGCTTAAAGCAGTACGACTACTTTGAGTCACCCAACCGCATTTCCCGTATTCTCGAAATCCCACGTGGTCAGGCTCTCAGTGAATCACTCTTTCGTGGCCAGCATGACCTAGCGACGGCACTGACGACAGCCATTGCAATCGTCCGTTGCTTGTCAGCGTGGCATGCCGAATCCCGCATCCATGGTTGGTTGGACGCGGAGTGCATTTACCGCGAAGAATCTGGAAGCATACAACTGCGTGATGTATCGAACGTTCATGAACACAACGAGACGGATTTCTCGCTATTGGATGTTCAGCACATAGCTTTTCTGTCACCTGAATCGAGTGGATCGTTGGCTCGTGCTGTTGGCCCTGCGTCGGATCTATACTCGGTAGGCGTCATACTTTTTGCCATGCTAACCGGGCGTGCGCCGATTGAAGCGACGGACGCCAGTGACTACTTAAATCAGCAGCTTTGCATGGAAGCGCCTCGCTTGCGAGGACTTGGTTTCGACGTCCCCAAGCCGTTGGATGATTTGGTCGCACGCTTGCTCATCCGCGACCCTCGAGACCGATATCAAACAGCAACGGCGGTGCTCGACGATCTACTTTCGATCGCCACATTCGATCAACATCATGATCTTGAAAGCTGCTATGCGATTGGCACAACAGACATTCGTGAAACCATAACCGAAGCGGCTTTAGTTGGTTACGAGCAGGATGTCGCCCGGACATGCAACGCGATTCAAAAGGCGCTTTCGGGAAAATTTGCGGTTCAGCTAATCGCAGGACCGGACGAGGGAGTTCGCCGCAACTACTTCGATGAAATTGAACTTCGTGCCTCGGCAAAGGGCATGGCCGTATTTCGTGGCGGTGCAACGACAACGGCCAATGCCAAACCGTTGCAATCGCTTGAAACGGTTTTCGCCGCAATCGAATCGTTGTGTATTCGAGAACCCGAGGTGGCGACTCGCTTAGCCGATAGCACCTTGGAGCACTCCGCAACACTGGCTGACCTGCTGCCATGCTTGGCTGCCCATTGGCCCGTCTCTGTTTCGACGAACAGTCCCGATGCGTACGGAAGTCACCGCGTCCAAGTGGCATTGGAAGAACTGTTTGTCGCCTTGGCAAAAGAGCCTTCGGGCGCCGCGTTTCTGTTTGATGACATTCACAACGCTGATGAACTAACACGAAACGTGATCCGATCGCTGATCAATCGATCGAGAGAGGAACCGTCTAGTTTCTTGCTATGTGCCATTTCATGTGATTCGGTCGAGACGATAAACTTTGGGGAGCCGATCGATCAATTGCGTCTCGCCCCGCTCTCGGATGAGGCGTTGCAGCGGCATTTGCAGTCGATGGCGGGATGTCTTTCCGAAAAGATCACAACCGCGATTGCCGAAGTGGCCGCAGGCAATCCAACGATTGCGTCGGCGATGCTCAGGCGAATGATCGACTCGCGAGTGATTCATTCTTCGCCGCAGGGTTGGGTGTCCGATGGCAAGCTGCGAGATGCTCTTCGCAATGACGATACATTCGCTGGATTGTTGGAGTGTCAGATCGGTGAATTGTCGAGCCAGACCTCAACGATTTTGGCAACCGCCGCCATCGTGGGGCAGCGTTTCGAAATCCCCATTTTGGCAAATGTTTGCGGGCGAAGCTATGCCGATGTCTTGGAGGCGGTTAGAGAAGCACTCCGCCGCCAATTGCTATGGCGTGACGTACAACAAGGATGGTTTCGATTCGTCAACGATGCCATTCACAAACAATTGAGCATGAGTCTTGACGATGATGTCCGCAAGCAACTGCACCTCAAGACAGCAGAATATCTGATTGAGATTGCGCCAGACAACGTTCACGATTTGGCGTATCATTTTGATGCCGCAGGTGTTGCCGAATCGGCACTCCAGTATTCACTCGCTGGGGCCGCAAACGCGAGGCAGAAACATTCCCTTCTGGTTGCGGAAGATCAGTTCAGTATCGCTGAACGTTGGGCCTCCCCGAACGACTCCTTGACCCAATTGACGATACTCGAAGGACTCGGCGAAATACACCTTCTGACCGGACGCTATGACTCTGCAGAGAAGTACCTTCGTGAAGCATTGAGTTTGGCAACGACGCCTCTGGACCAAGCCCGCATTCAACAAGAAATTGGTGAATTGGCATTCAAGCGTGGCCAATTTGCAGAGGCGGCCTGCGAGTACCAACAGGCGTTAGCGATTACCGGCGCGCGGATACCAAAAAACTTGCCCGCGATGCTGGGCTGTCTCGTGTATCAAGCTTCACGACAAACGCTTCACTCCTTTACACCCTCGCGGTGGATCGTTCGGCGCGGAAAGATGTCGCCACTTGTCTGTTTGAGAATGCAATTGCTGAGCCGACTCTCACGGGTCTACTGGTTCAGCAGACACCGCCTTTGGACACTCGCAAATCATCTTCGTTCATTCAACGAAGCCGAGTTGTACAATCCATCTGAAACGCTCGCAGCGGTCTATAGCGAACATGGTCCTGTAATGAGTTTGCTGCGTTGGTTTGGCCGCGCCAATCGTTACATTGAACGATCATTGAAAATCCGTCGAGACCGCGGCGACGTGTGGGGGCAGGGCCAATCTTACCACTACGGAAGTGTCGTCCGACTGGCCGAGTGTCGGTTTCAAGATGCGATCGAGGCATCGAGTCTCGCAGTCGAGATGCTCCGTCAAACCGGCGATTTTTGGGAAATGAATATGGCTCGCTATCAAGGAGCCAACGCACTCTACCGCATCGGACTTTTCGCGGACGCTGTCAAATTGGCTGCTAAGATGCACGATTCAGGATGCGAGATTGGCGACCGACAGGCGACCGGGATAAGTCTTGATGTTTGGGCTCGTTGCTCCCCGGAAACACTTTCGCTGCAAATCGTTGCTGAAAATGCGGCACAAGATCGCCCCGATGCTCAAAGTCATGCCCAGTCTCAACTGGCGCATGCCGTGGTTTTATTGCATCATCGGCGCCATGAAGAATCAATCGAAATCCTGAAAAACGCGATCGTTCGTTGCCGACAAGCAGGGCACCTCAATACCTATATCAGTCCCTGCTATGCCTGGCTAGGAACCGCACTGAGAGAGCTAGCGGAAGCAACCGATTGCCATGATGGCCGTCGTCGTCAGCAACGGCTTCGCGATGCTCGAAAAGCGATCAAACATGCCATAAAAATCGCCAAAGCGTTCCCAGCGGATTTGGCGCATTGCTATCGAGAGATGGCGATCTTGGAGGCGATTGCCGGAAAGAGCCGATTGTCGGCAAACTTCTTGCAACGCAGCTTGGCCGCCGCACGTCGCTACGCCCAGCGGGCCGAAGAACTCAGTACCCTGCAAACGCTGCTCGCCCTCCATCTCCGTGAAACCGAACACCTCGGACCTTTTTCGATACAAAATCAAGCACGTCTTGATGAGCTGCTCAAAACGTTGCCTGTCGCGCCTCAAGGAATTGCCCCGGTTGTCGGCACCAAATCGAACTTATCGCTTGCCGATCGCTTCGTGACTCTCCTGAAGTCGGGCCGTCGGATCACACAAGCTTTAACGGCAAGCGGCGTCTTTGTCGAAGCATGTGAATCGGCACAACGGTTGCTCCGTGGACAGACCGTCGATGTCGTGATGGTTCGACGTGAAAACGGTAAACATTGTTTCAATGCTTGGAAGGAGTCCTCAACCGACAAGCAGCGTCAATCGCGTCTCGATGCCAACGTCGACCTGTTTCAGTTGGCTGTAAAGCAAGGGACCGCAGTATGCCGAAGTTCGAAAACGCTGCACGACAGCGCGTCAAACAATTCGATAACAGGAAGTGCTTTGGCGGCACCGATTCTGTTCCGCGGTGAGTTTGTCGCGATGATCTTGGTATCTCATTCCGAATTAGCCGATCTATTCGGTAGAGACGAACTTCGGATTGCCGACTTCGTCACGACGTTATCAGGGGCTGCACTGGAAAACGCGGAAGGTTTTCTTCAACTTCAACAATTAAACGGCACTCTTGAACAACGTGTTTTAGAACGCACCAAAGCCGCAGAAGATCGGGCTCAGCAACTTGCCGAAAAGAATACACAACTGCACCAGACGGAGGAACAACTCCGCGAAGCGATCACCGCCGCCAACGCCGCCAACGAAGCAAAAGGACGATTTTTGGCGACGATGAGTCACGAAATCCGGACACCGCTCAACGGCATTCTCGGGATGACTCGACTTGCTCAAAAAACATCAGCCAATCAACGCCAAAAAGGATACCTCGATACGGTCCAAGAAAGTGGGGAATCGCTCTTAAACCTAATCAACGATCTGCTCGACTTTTCCAAACTTGAAGCCGGTAAAATGGAACTTGAGGCCATTCCATTTAAACCTCAGGAATTGGCAGGTGAAGTGTACCGCCTCATGACGGCATCCGCCTGGCAAAAACAGTTGGACCTGCGATGCGAAATTGATCCTGGTATTCCACAAGTCTTGGTTGGTGACCCCGCAAAACTTCGCCAAATCATGATCAATCTAATCGGCAACGCGCTGAAGTTCACCGAAGAGGGATTTGTTGAATTCAAAATGGAATCCTTCCCAACCGAAATCCAAGTGCAGGGCTCACCTTCAACGATCCTTTCGATATCGGTTCAAGACAGCGGGATGGGAATCCCTGAAAACAAACACGAAAAGGTTTTCGAGACGTTTTCACAAGCCGATAGTAGTACAACACGCCGCTACGGAGGAACCGGTCTAGGGCTCGCCATTTGTCGCGAGCTTGCGGAAAGAATGCAGGGCACGATAGAACTACAAAGCACCGTTGGACATGGCAGCACCTTTACCGTAAAAATCCCACTAGGCACCGTCGAGCAGGAGGGGCAATCGGAAAGCGATATTCTAGCGTCACCGCTACAAGACGACCAAGATGCTCCACAAACCGATCCGCATGAGCCTCACGGTCGAAATCGACAAATTCGAGTTCTGGTGGCCGAAGATGGTGTGATTAACCAGGAGGTCATCGTCGGCATTTTGGAGATGGAAGGGTTTGAAGTTGCGGTTGCCCAAGATGGCGAACAGGCCGTGAAGTTGGCAACCAGCGAAGCCTTCGACATCTGCTTGATGGATGTCGACATGCCGATTCTCGACGGCATGGATGCAACGCGTGCCATTCGCACCGTCGGTAAAGGAGATCACGCGAAACTGCCAATCATTGCGATGACAGCCCACTGCGGTGACCAGATTTGGGATCAATGCAATGCAGCCGGAATGAATGGGTATCTTCCTAAACCCGTTCAACCGGGCAAACTGTTTGAGACGATCAAACAATTCACCTAAAGCTCAAACGCCTAGCAACGTGATCGCGATGTTATCGCTCCGCGAAAAGTACAGTAGATGGGCGGCCTGCTCAATCCAACCGCATCGACTCACGCATGCTCATTTTGCGGTTGGAGCAAAAACTTTCAAAAAGGAGCTAAAGATTCACCTGGCGCATGGTCGATACCAACGATTGCAAGATGCTCCTTTCTCAGGTTTCACGGACGAAGCTGGTTGTTGTCACTAAACCACCCTCGTTTTCGAGCATTGAACCTTGCGTATTCTTACTCTCGGCGCACTCATCGTCTCGGTCGGCACGCTTGCCGCTTTGCCGTTTCGCCGCTCGGCGCCCGATGTCGATCTGCTGCCGCCGCCTTCCATTCACGATGCGGTTTCGGTTGTTTCACCATCAAACGCTGGGCGTCACGCGGCCGTGCCCGTCAAGTCGGCCGTGGAGCTTTCCCAAACAACGAAGCCGAGGGAAACCGTTGATCCGGTCGCTAAGCTGGAAGCTGAGATCCGAGCGATCGATGCGTTTGCGGACCCAGCTTCACCTGCCTATTCGTGGAATGAAGCGAGTGAGCCAGCGAAACCGCAAAAGGTAGTGAAACCGCTGACCTACGAAGACCTCGCCGTCCCGCTCGCTCGTCCGCCGATCATCCAAGAAAGATTCAATGCGACCGAACCGGGATCGGTTGATTCGTATGCAGCAAGCAAACCGGTACTAGCCGCCAATGAGAATGCCCGACGGATGCGTCCGCTAACAATAAATGATTCCATGAACGAGTCGGCGAATGGTTCAAGCCAACCATTCGTCCGA
Above is a window of Novipirellula aureliae DNA encoding:
- a CDS encoding ATP-binding protein, which translates into the protein MSKPVSPFPELFGYVAISETQMRGPIATCMVQSVRSLESFVAEWLDQSDCSSEWFHRVSLHWRSNQRDQPVGSLKQYDYFESPNRISRILEIPRGQALSESLFRGQHDLATALTTAIAIVRCLSAWHAESRIHGWLDAECIYREESGSIQLRDVSNVHEHNETDFSLLDVQHIAFLSPESSGSLARAVGPASDLYSVGVILFAMLTGRAPIEATDASDYLNQQLCMEAPRLRGLGFDVPKPLDDLVARLLIRDPRDRYQTATAVLDDLLSIATFDQHHDLESCYAIGTTDIRETITEAALVGYEQDVARTCNAIQKALSGKFAVQLIAGPDEGVRRNYFDEIELRASAKGMAVFRGGATTTANAKPLQSLETVFAAIESLCIREPEVATRLADSTLEHSATLADLLPCLAAHWPVSVSTNSPDAYGSHRVQVALEELFVALAKEPSGAAFLFDDIHNADELTRNVIRSLINRSREEPSSFLLCAISCDSVETINFGEPIDQLRLAPLSDEALQRHLQSMAGCLSEKITTAIAEVAAGNPTIASAMLRRMIDSRVIHSSPQGWVSDGKLRDALRNDDTFAGLLECQIGELSSQTSTILATAAIVGQRFEIPILANVCGRSYADVLEAVREALRRQLLWRDVQQGWFRFVNDAIHKQLSMSLDDDVRKQLHLKTAEYLIEIAPDNVHDLAYHFDAAGVAESALQYSLAGAANARQKHSLLVAEDQFSIAERWASPNDSLTQLTILEGLGEIHLLTGRYDSAEKYLREALSLATTPLDQARIQQEIGELAFKRGQFAEAACEYQQALAITGARIPKNLPAMLGCLVYQASRQTLHSFTPSRWIVRRGKMSPLVCLRMQLLSRLSRVYWFSRHRLWTLANHLRSFNEAELYNPSETLAAVYSEHGPVMSLLRWFGRANRYIERSLKIRRDRGDVWGQGQSYHYGSVVRLAECRFQDAIEASSLAVEMLRQTGDFWEMNMARYQGANALYRIGLFADAVKLAAKMHDSGCEIGDRQATGISLDVWARCSPETLSLQIVAENAAQDRPDAQSHAQSQLAHAVVLLHHRRHEESIEILKNAIVRCRQAGHLNTYISPCYAWLGTALRELAEATDCHDGRRRQQRLRDARKAIKHAIKIAKAFPADLAHCYREMAILEAIAGKSRLSANFLQRSLAAARRYAQRAEELSTLQTLLALHLRETEHLGPFSIQNQARLDELLKTLPVAPQGIAPVVGTKSNLSLADRFVTLLKSGRRITQALTASGVFVEACESAQRLLRGQTVDVVMVRRENGKHCFNAWKESSTDKQRQSRLDANVDLFQLAVKQGTAVCRSSKTLHDSASNNSITGSALAAPILFRGEFVAMILVSHSELADLFGRDELRIADFVTTLSGAALENAEGFLQLQQLNGTLEQRVLERTKAAEDRAQQLAEKNTQLHQTEEQLREAITAANAANEAKGRFLATMSHEIRTPLNGILGMTRLAQKTSANQRQKGYLDTVQESGESLLNLINDLLDFSKLEAGKMELEAIPFKPQELAGEVYRLMTASAWQKQLDLRCEIDPGIPQVLVGDPAKLRQIMINLIGNALKFTEEGFVEFKMESFPTEIQVQGSPSTILSISVQDSGMGIPENKHEKVFETFSQADSSTTRRYGGTGLGLAICRELAERMQGTIELQSTVGHGSTFTVKIPLGTVEQEGQSESDILASPLQDDQDAPQTDPHEPHGRNRQIRVLVAEDGVINQEVIVGILEMEGFEVAVAQDGEQAVKLATSEAFDICLMDVDMPILDGMDATRAIRTVGKGDHAKLPIIAMTAHCGDQIWDQCNAAGMNGYLPKPVQPGKLFETIKQFT